From Mya arenaria isolate MELC-2E11 chromosome 12, ASM2691426v1, the proteins below share one genomic window:
- the LOC128210841 gene encoding octapeptide-repeat protein T2-like produces the protein MGAERAGERQRDMGQRKERAEEKQRERGAERESRGEAEREGQREGAERGGQSEPGRSRGEAEREGQREGAERAGVKQRERGGAERAREKQREREGAPERAGEKQRKRSRERGQRGGRARRGRTERGDRERVRGGERERERER, from the exons ATGGGGGCAGAGAGAGCCGGGGAGAGGCAGAGAGATATGGGACAGAGAAAGG AGAGAGCCGAGGAGAAGCAGAGAGAAAGGGGGGCAGAGAGAGAGAGCCGGGGAGAAGCAGAGAGAGAGGGGCAGAGAGAGGGGGCAGAGAGAGGAGGGCAGAGCGAACCGGGGAGA AGCCGGGGAGAAGCAGAGAGAGAGGGACAGAGAGAGGGGGCAGAGAGAGCCGGGGTGAAgcagagagagagagggggggccGAGAGAGCCAGGGAAAagcagagagagagagagggggccCCAGAGCGAGCCGGTGAGAAACAGAGAAAGAGGAGCAGAGAGAGGGGGCAGAGAGGGGGCAGAGCGAGACGGGGAAGAACAGAGAGAGGGGACAGAGAAAGGGTGAGAGgcggagagagagagagagagagagagaga